One window of Dermacentor andersoni chromosome 7, qqDerAnde1_hic_scaffold, whole genome shotgun sequence genomic DNA carries:
- the LOC129385383 gene encoding uncharacterized protein gives MAALVCVVALASVTAATATVILTRTDEFVDADASTGEKDTTIERPHIGFCTLDRSKTRSDGTSELSSTDFTESYAISQTVTEPSQTLSEISQTVSEFSETVSEISQTVIPSQTEPPQTSSLL, from the exons ATGGCGGCACTCGTGTGCGTCGTGGCACTGGCATCCGTCACGGCAGCCACCGCGACCGTTATCCTGACGCGCACGGACGAGTTCGTGGACGCCGACGCCAGCACCGGCGAGAAGGACACTACCATCGAACGACCGCACATCGG GTTCTGCACTCTCGATCGCTCGAAAACTCGCTCTGACGGAACGTCGGAACTCTCCAGCACGGATTTCACCGAGAGCTACGCCATTTCGCAGACCGTGACCGAACCTTCACAGACCCTGAGCGAAATTTCGCAGACCGTGAGCGAATTTTCGGAGACCGTGAGCGAAATTTCGCAGACCGTGATACCTTCGCAGACCGAACCGCCGCAGACCTCCTCCCTCCTATAA